DNA from Polaribacter sp. NJDZ03:
TTGCAGCAGCCTCAATTGATGAAACATCTATTTTTGGTAACGGAAAATAACTTCTAACTTTTGTGCATTTTTCATAAGAAAAATCGAACATTTCTTGTTGTGCATCTTTAGTAATATCTACTAAAACAGGTCCTGGTCTTCCGCTTTTTGCGATGTAAAAAGCTTTTGCGATTGCCTCAGGAATTTGAGATGCTTTGGTTACTTGACAGTTCCATTTTGTAACTGGTGTAGAAATACCAACAATATCGGTTTCTTGAAACGCATCACTTCCTAATAAATGAGAAAATACCTGACCCGTAATACACACCATTGGTGTAGAGTCTATTTGTGCATCTGCAATACCAGTTATTAAATTGGTTGCCCCAGGGCCAGAAGTTGCAATACACACACCTACTTTACCAGAAATTCTTGCAAATCCCTGTGCAGAATGCGTTGCACCTTGTTCATGACGTGTTAAAACGTGATGAATTTTATCTTGATACTTATATAATTCGTCATAAACTGGCATAATTGCTCCACCAGGATATCCATAAATTATTTTAGTATCTTCTGCTATTAAGCACCTAACGATTGCTTCGCTACCAGAAATCCTTTCTGTAACTTTTGCTGTGTTTTGTTTGTTTTGTATGGTTTGCGTTTCCATATTATTTCTTTATGAGATTATAGAGTTTAGAAAATAGATATTAAACTAGTTTCATTACTATTGTTTTTTATACCTACAAGGTTTTTGAAACCTTGCAGGACGTCTTGTCTCCCTTTTAATCTAGTTTCTTTATTCTATTTAAACTACAAATCTGTAACACATCCTTTAGATGCTGACGCTACTGATTTAGCATATTTATATAAAATTCCTTTGGTGTGCTTTAATGCTGGTGCAACCCATTTAGATTTTCTTTTTGCAATTTCTTCATCAGAAATTAACACATTTATAGAATTATCTTCTGCACTAATTCTAATTTTATCTCCCGTTTCTAAAATTCCGATTGTACCTCCAGATTGTGCTTCTGGTGTAATATGTCCAACCACAAAACCATGGGTTCCTCCAGAAAAACGACCATCTGTAATTAAAGCTACAGATTTTCCTAAACCTGCTCCCATAATTAACGAAGTTGGTTTTAACATTTCTGGCATTCCGGGTCCTCCTTTAGGTCCAACATATCTAATAACAACTACATCTCCTCTTTCTACTTCTCCGTTAGCAATACCTGTATTTGCTGCTTGTTCACCATCATAAACAACTGCTTTTCCTTCGAAAAGTAATCCTTCATTTCCAGAAATTTTTGCAACAGCTCCTTCAGTTGCAAGGTTTCCATATATTATTTGAATATTTCCTGATGATTTTAATGCTTTATCTGTTGGATGAATTACATCTTGCTCATCAAATTCCATTGCTGCTACACTTTCTAAGTTTTCTGCTAATGTTTTACCAGTAACCGTCATACAATCTCCATGTAAATACCCTTTATCTAATAAGTATTTCATTATTGCCGGTGTTCCTCCAATACTATGAACATCTTCCATTAGGTATTTACCAGATGGTTTTAAATCTGCTATTAACGGAGTTCTGTCTGATACTTTTTGAAAATCTGCCAATGTAAACTCAATATCTGCTGCATGTGCAATTGCTAAAAAGTGTAATACTGCATTTGTAGAGCCACCTAAAGCATTTACAATTGCGATAGCATTTTCTAAAGATTTTTTAGTAATTATATCTAAAGGTTTTAAATCTAATTCTAATAAATTTTTAATTGCCAAAGCGGTTCTTTCTGCTTCAGATAATTTATTAGGGTTTTCTGCTGGTATTGATGAGTTATAAGGTAATGAGAACCCCATACATTCTATTGCAGAAGCCATAGTGTTTGCAGTATACATACCTCCACATGCCCCGGCTCCTGGAATTGCTCTTTTTATAATTTCTCTATATTCTTCTTCTTCTATTTCGCCAGCCATTTTTTGACCTAAAGCTTCAAAAGCAGAAACAACATTTAATTTTCTTCCTTTATAATTTCCAGATGCAATTGTACCACCATACATCATTATTGATGGACGGTTTAAACGCAACATTGCAATTACGGCTCCTGGCATGTTTTTATCACAACCAACAACAGAAACCAATGCATCATAACTTTGAGCATTCATTACAGTTTCTATAGAATCTGCAATAATATCTCTAGATGCTAATGAGTAATTCATACCAGAGGTTCCCATAGAGATACCATCTGAAACACCTATTGTATTGAATCCTAAACCGACTAAACCTGCAATTTTGCTTTCAATCTTGACTTCTGCCGCCAAATTATTTAAATGCATATTACATGGGTTACCATCATAACCAGTGCTCGCAATACCAACTTGCGCTTTCTGCATGTCTTCATCCGTTAAACCTACCGCATACAACATTGCTTGTGATGCTGGTTGAGATTCGTCTTGTGTTAATCTGCTACTGTGTTTATTTAGTTTCATTTAATGTTTTCTTCAATTTGTTGTCTAAATTACTATGTTTCTCTGTTTTTATTGAATAAAATTCAATAACTTACTTTAAATTCACGTGTTAAAAAAACACCCTAATTAACTGAATTTAAGTTAATTAAGTCTACTTAATTATGATACTCAATCTTTAAAATAAAATCATAAAAAAACCTTCCATTTTAATGGAAGGTTCGTTTATAAAAAATATAAATATCACTTCCCTATCAATTCGTAATAATTACGATGACGTTGATAATTGAAATACTATTTAATAATTGTTTTTTCATTGGTGTAAATATTGCGATTTATATTTAAATACACAACTAATATTTTTTTTATTGATAGCCGCTTGCAAACAAGTCTAGCCCAGATTGAATGGTCTGTTTGAGCTCTTTTTTGTTTTTCACAAAAAAAGCGAGTAATGAAAGCTGGAAATAGCTTCTAAAAAACTTAAATAATTGTGCTTTGTCCCATATGAATATTTTTAAAATTCATATTACTATCTTCTTGGTTTGCAATATAATCTGCTATAAAATCGCCCACTTTTGCTGTGGAAGCCGAATATTGGTTTTTACCTTTTAGATCTTGGGTTGTAATACCTAAATCTAACGATTTTTCTACAGCTCTCTGTATTGCGTCTGCCTCATCATGCAAGCCTAAATGCTCTAGCATTAATGCTGCTGATAAAATAGATGCTAAAGGATTGGCAATATCTTTACCTGCTGCTTGCGGGTATGAACCGTGAATTGGCTCAAATAATGCGGTTTTTTCACCTACCGAACTTGATGCCAAGATACCGATTGAACCACCGATTACACAGGCTACATCTGAGATAACGTCTCCAAAAAGGTTTTCTGTTAAAATAACATCGAAACGTTTTGGATTTAATACAATTTGCATTGCTGCATTGTCTATAAACATAAAATCTAAAGCAACATCTGGATATTGTTCTCCTATTTTTGCAACTGTTTTTCTCCACAAACGAGAAGTTGCTAAAACATTTGCCTTATCTATTAAGGTTATTTTTTTCTTTCTATCTTGGGCTGCTTTAAAGGCTAAATGTGTAATTCTAGAAATTTGATCTACTGTATAAGAACAAACATCTGATGCTTCTTTACCATCTTCACTTAACTCTTTTTTGCCAAAATAAATTCCGGCAGAAAGTTCTCTATAAATAAGGATATCTGTACCTGAAATAATCTCTTTTTTAAGAGGTGAATTTTTGAGTAATTTAGGATATGCTTTTACAGGTCTTACATTACAGAACAATTCTAATTCTTGTCTTAAACGCAATAAACCTTGTTCTGGTCTTATTTTTAAGGTTGGGTCATTATCGTACTTTAATTCTCCAATAGCTCCACATAAAATTGCATCTGCATTTTTACAGATCTCTATGGTTTCTTGCGGTAATGGATTACCCGTTTTTTCAATTGCACAAGCGCCCATTTGAGCTTCTTTATATAAAAATATATGGTCGTAAACTTCTGCTACCGCATCTAAAGCTTTTTTTGCTTGTGTGGTTACTTCTGGTCCAATACCATCTCCGGGGATTATTGCAATTGTGTATTTCATTCTCTACTTATAATCTAAAATTATTCTGTTTATCAAAGGTAGTTGATTATTTTAAAATAGTGGTCTTAAAATTCACAACTACCCTCGAAGACAAAGTTTATTTCTAAGCTGTTGCTACTTTAGAGATTTTACCTACCTCTGTCATAATAGCATGAATATCATCATCTTTTACTTCTTTTTGCTTATCTGCAGTACTTAAAAAAGCATCATAAGCAACATCTAACTGAACTTTTGTTAGTTCATAACCAATCTTTTTGGCTCTGTACGCCAATGCAGCTCTACCACTTCTTGCAGTTAATACAATAGCACTTTCTGTTACACCAACATCTTCTGGATCCATAATTTCGTATGTTTCTCTGTTTTTTATAACTCCGTCTTGGTGTATTCCAGAACTATGTGCAAAAGCATTTGCGCCAACAATTGCTTTATTAGGTTGTACCGGCATTCCCATACTTTCTCTAACCATTATACTGGTATCATACAATAGTTTTGTATTGATACTTGTTTCTAGGTTTAAATATGGATGCTGCTTTAACACCATTACTACTTCTTCTAAAGCTGTATTTCCTGCTCTTTCTCCAATACCATTAATAGTACACTCTATTTGACGAGCACCATTAATTACACCTGCAATAGAATTTGCAGTTGCCATACCTAAATCGTTATGACAGTGGCATGAAAGAATTACGTTTTCTATTCCTTTTACGTTTTCACGTAAGTATTTAATTTTTGCACCATATTCTTCTGGCAAACAATACCCCGTTGTATCTGGAATATTTAAAACTGTTGCTCCTGCTTTAATAACAGCTTCACATACTCTTGCCAAATATTCATTGTCTGTTCTACCTGCATCTTCTGCGTAAAACTCTACATCTTCTACAAAAGACTTTGAATAAGAAACTGCTTTTACAGCACGTTCTATTACTTTTTCTCTTGTTGAATTAAATTTGAATTTTATATGAGAATCACTGGTACCTATACCTGTATGAATTCTTGGATATTTTGCATATTTTAATGCCTCTGCTGCAACCTTAATATCATTTTCTACAGCTCTGGTTAAACCACAAACTGTTGCATTTTTTATAATTTTTGAAATCTCAGTTACTGAAATAAAATCTCCTGGGCTAGAAACCGGAAAACCAGCTTCAATTACATTTACACCCAACAAATCTAATCTTTCAGCAATTACTAATTTCTGAGCTGTATCTAACTTACAGCCAGGAACTTGTTCTCCGTCTCTTAATGTCGTGTCAAAAATTTGAACCTTGTTATCTTGCATAATTTCTGTAAAGATTATCTTATTTAAACTCAAATGTATATATTGAACTTAAAATAAATAGTTATTTTTACAGTTCCGTACGATTTCTAATATCATTTACAAAAACTTAAAAACCTAATAATAAGAGCTTTATGAGTAAAAGTGTTACATCAGCCAATCAACAAAATGATGCTCTTTTTGTTTTAATTAAGTCTTTAACTAAGTCAGAAAAGAGACAATTTAATTTATATGTAGGTAGATTAGGTGGAAACATCGATGCTAAGTTTTTTTCTTTATTTAAGTTTTTAGAAAAACTGAAGGTATATGATGAAAAAGTTATCATTGGCAGCGGAATTGTTTCTAAGCAACAACTCTCTAACTTAAAGGCGCATTTATATAAACAGATATTAATTAGTTTGCGTTTAAACCCTGCCCATAAAAATGTGCGAATTCAAATTAGAGAACAATTAGATTTTGCAACTGTTTTATATCAAAAGGGATTGTACAAACAGAGTTTAAAACTTTTAGAAAAAGCCAAAAACATGGCTTTAGATAATGATGAGAAAAATATTGCTTATGAAATTGTAGAACTAGAAAAAGTAATAGAAACACAATACATTACAAGAAGTTTAAGCAACAGAGCAAACCAACTGTCTATACAGGCAAAAGAATTAAGCCAAGACAATGTAATTGCTAGCAAACTTTCTAATTTATCATTACAATTATACAGTCATTTAATACAAAATGGCTACGTAAAAAATGAAGAAGAACTAAAGTTTGTTGATAAATATTTTAGTGATCGAATGCCAAAGTACGATTATCAAAAGTTAGGTTTTCGTGAAAAATTATGGTTATACAAAGCACATCTTTGGCATAGTTTTTTGGTGCAAGATTTTTTATTAAGCTATAAATATGCTAAAAAATGTGTTGATTTATTTGACAGCCCAAAACTGATTAATACACACCCAGTTTTCTATTTAAAATCTAAAAACTACTTACTTGAAGCTTCTTTTTTAGTGAAAAAAGTTTCTACTTTTAAAAGAGAATTAACTCTTTTTGAATCTGAAATAGATCAAAAAGAAATACCAATGAATACCAATACAGAACTATTAATTTTCTTGTATTTCTATTCTAATAAATTACACCTTCACTTTTTAGAAGGTTCTTTTGAAAAAGGAGAATATCTTGTTGACATTATTAATAATAAAATTGAAAAGTATAAAAATAGACTAGACAGTCATTTTATTGTCTTACTCTACTACAAAATTGCCTGTTTGTATTTTGGAATGGGTAAAAACAAATTGTGTATTATTTATTTACAAAAAATAATTCGCTCTAAAAACATAGGTTCTGCAGAAGATTTACAATGTTTTGCACGTATTTTAAACTTAATTGCACATTATGAATGTGGGTTAGATTACGATTTAGAAAGACAGTTTGTAGATACCTATAAGTTCTTACTAAAAATGGAAAACCTACAAGAAGTTCAGAAAGTTTTTCTAACCTCTATTAGAGATTTGAGTGATGTTTTTCCGCATGAAATAAGGAATGAGTTTAAAAAAATTCATGCCAAATTAAAAACCTTCGAGAATCATCCGTACGAAAAAAGAGCTTTCTTATACTTAGATATTTTATCCTGGTTAGAAAGTAAAATACAGAATAAACCGATTGCTTTAATTATTAAAGAAAAATTAAAACCTATTCGTAAATAATAGGAAAACAATATTTTAAATAGTATATTTTTATTAATTACGTATAAATCAGTCTAAAAAATAAAATAATCCCCACCTAAAGGTGAAAAATTAAATAATACTCCTATTTTTGCTTTGTGAATTTATATAATACACATACTAATTCTTCTAAAACTACAAACGTAGTTTATACTGCTATGCGCACAATTACTCGCACAATTACAACAATTACCCTTTAGGGGTTCTACTATATACATATCACCACAGGTTATATAATTGTTTCGAATAACAACGAAATAAAGGCAATAAAACATTTAATTACACAAACTATTCATTAAAAATGAAAGTATTAAAATTTGGCGGTTCATCTGTCGCAAGTTCAGAAAAAATACAAAAAGTCTTAGCTATTGTTGAGGCTGCATCTAAAAAAGAAAAAATAGCCGTAGTAGTTTCTGCTTTCGGAAAAACTACTGATAAATTATTTGCTGGAGCAAATGAAGCTTTAGAAGACATTACAACTGCTAAAGAAATTTTAGGAACCATTAAAGAAATTCATTTTGAAGTAATTGATGATTTAATTGCTAAAAATAAAAAAGAAGTTCACGAAGAGGTTACTTATCTATTTGACAGATTACTATCTATTTATGAAGGAATTTTCTTATTACAAGAATTATCTGATAAAACACTAGCCAAAGTATATAGTTTTGGAGAAAGACTTTCTTCTTATATTATTGCAAATGCAGCAAAAGAATTGTTTGGTGCTACTCATAAAGAAAGTAGAGATTTAATAATTACAAACAATCAGTATTTAGATGCACAAGTAAATTTTAAAGTCACTAATAATAATATTACTTCCTTTTTTGAAGAGAACAAACATCAGGTTGTTGTTTTAGGTGGTTTTATCTCTTCGAATGTTTTTGAAGAAACAACTACATTAGGTAGAGGTGGTTCTGATTTTACTGCCTCCATTTATGCTGCCGCTTTAGATGCAAATGAATTACAAATCTGGACAGATGTTTCTGGTATGTATACTGCAAACCCTAGAGTTGTAAACCAAGCATATCCTATTTCAGAAATTTCTTATGAAGAAGCAATGGAGTTGTCTCATTTTGGAGCAAAAGTTTTATATCCACCAACAATTCAGCCTGCTTTAAGAAAAGAAATTGCTATTCGTATTAAAAATACGTTTGAACCAGAAAGTGCTGGAACATTAATCTGTAAGAACCCTAAAAACGGTAATGAAGTTAAAGGAATTTCTCATATAGAAGATATTAGCTTAATTACTTTAGAAGGTGGAGGAATGGTTGGAATTCCTGGTTTTTCTAAGCGTTTATTCGAAACACTTTCTGTTGCTAAAATAAATGTAGTTTTTATAACACAAGCTTCATCAGAGCATTCTATTTGCGTAGGGGTTTTTGAAAATGATGCTGCAAAAGCTAAAGAACTTTTAGACGATACTTTTAGCATAGAAATAGACAAGAAAAAAATTAAGCCAATTATTGTTGAAAGTAATTTGGCTATTATTGCCGTGGTTGGTGAGAGCATGAAAAACTACCAAGGTTTAAGCGGACAAATGTTTAGCGCCCTAGGAAGAAACAATGTAAATGTGAGAGCAATTGCACAAGGTTCATCAGAAAAAAACATCTCTGCAGTTATTAATAAATATGATGCAAAGAAAGCTTTAAACACGTTACATGAGCAATTCTTTGAAGAAAGAACGAAACAATTAAACTTGTTTGTAACAGGTGTTGGTAATGTTGGTGAACGTTTTCTAGCTCAAATTCATCAACAAAAAAAGTTCTTAAAAGAAAACTTAAAATTAAGTATTAATGTTATCGGAATTGCCAATTCTAGAAAAATGGCTTTCGATGATAATGGTATCGATCTAAATAATTGGAAAGAGGCTTTAGAGAATGGCGAAGCAACAACTTTAGAGAGCTTTCATAAAAAAGTTAAAGAAAGTAATCATATAAATAGTGTTTTTATAGACAACACAGCAAACCAACAAGTTTCTGAAATCTATGAAAAATATTTACGCGAAAGTATTTCTGTGGTAACATGTAACAAAATTGCGTGTGCTTCTAGTTTTGATAACTATAAAACGTTAAAACAAGTTTCTAGAAAATACAATGCTTCTTTCTTATTCGAAACAAACGTTGGGGCAGGTTTACCAATTATTGATACACTTAAAAACTTAATCAACTCTGGAGATAGAGTTCATAAAATTCAAGCTGTGTTATCTGGAAGTTTAAATTTTGTATTCAATAACTTTAATGAAAATTCAACTTTTCATGACGTTGTTGCTGCTGCTCAAAAAGAAGGGTATACAGAACCAGATCCAAAAATTGATTTAAGTGGTGTAGATGTTGCTCGTAAAATATTAATTTTAGCGAGAGAAAGTGGCTATAAGATGGAATTAGAAGACATTGCAAAAAATGCCTTTTTACCTGATGAAAGCTTAAACACAACTAATAATGATGATTTTTACGCTTCTTTAACTAAAAATGAAGCGCATTTTCAAGATATATTTAAAGAAGCAAACGATAAAGATTGTCGATTAAAATATGTAGCAGAATTTGTAGACGGAAAGGCAAATGTTGGTTTACAACACATTCCGTCAGATCATCCTTTTTATAATTTAGAAGGAAGTGATAATATTGTATTGTTCTTTACAGACAGATATCCAGAAAATCCTTTAATTATAAAAGGTGCTGGTGCCGGTGCAGATGTTACTGCTTCTGGTATTTTTGCAGATGTAATTAGAATAGCTAACAAATAAAAAAGTATTCAGTAAGCAGTCACAGTTTTCAGTTAGCAAATGACTGGAAACTATGACTGAAAACTGCAAACTAAAAATAAAAATAGTATTCAGTGGCAGTAGCAGTTCTCAGTTAGCAAATGACTGGAAACTGTGACTGGAAACTGCGACTGAAAACTGAAGACTTAAAAAAAAATGGATTATTTAAAAATATTTGCTCCTGCTACTGTTGCCAATGTCTCTTGCGGATTTGATTCTTTAGGTTTTGCTGTTGATGAAATTGGAGATAAAATGACTTTTACAAAAACTTCTGAAAAAGGCGTTAAAATAACCAATATTACTGGCGCAAACTTAACATACAATGTTGATGAAAATGCTGCTAGTGCAGTTGTTAAAAAAATACTGAATGAAGCAAATGCAGATTTTGGAATTGAATTAACCATACACAAAGGTTTTTCTCCTGGAAGTGGATTAGGTAGTTCTGCTGCTAGTGCTGCAGGTGCTGCTTTTGGCGCAAATCAGTTGTTAGGGAATATTTATTCTGATTTAGAATTGACAAAATTTGCCATGTTTGGTGAAGAAGTTGCTTGCGGAACTCCTATTGCAGACAATGTTTCTGCGGCCATTTATGGTGGTTTCGTCTTAGTACGAAGCTACAGTCCGTTAGAAATTATAAAATTACCGGTTCCGAGTGAATTGAGAGTGGTGGCTATTCATCCGCAGGTAGAAGTAAAAACAAAAGATGCTAGAGCCGTTTTACCTATAGAAATAGCACTGAAAGACGCAGTTACACAATGGGCAAATGTTGGTGGTTTAATTAGCGGTTTATATGCTGATAATTACGAGCTAATTAGTAATTCTTTGGTTGATATTATTGTAGAACCTCATCGTAAAAAATTAATTCCACATTTTGATGATGTTAAAAACGCAGCTATAAAAGCAGGTGCTTTAGG
Protein-coding regions in this window:
- a CDS encoding 2-isopropylmalate synthase, with product MQDNKVQIFDTTLRDGEQVPGCKLDTAQKLVIAERLDLLGVNVIEAGFPVSSPGDFISVTEISKIIKNATVCGLTRAVENDIKVAAEALKYAKYPRIHTGIGTSDSHIKFKFNSTREKVIERAVKAVSYSKSFVEDVEFYAEDAGRTDNEYLARVCEAVIKAGATVLNIPDTTGYCLPEEYGAKIKYLRENVKGIENVILSCHCHNDLGMATANSIAGVINGARQIECTINGIGERAGNTALEEVVMVLKQHPYLNLETSINTKLLYDTSIMVRESMGMPVQPNKAIVGANAFAHSSGIHQDGVIKNRETYEIMDPEDVGVTESAIVLTARSGRAALAYRAKKIGYELTKVQLDVAYDAFLSTADKQKEVKDDDIHAIMTEVGKISKVATA
- the ilvD gene encoding dihydroxy-acid dehydratase, whose amino-acid sequence is MKLNKHSSRLTQDESQPASQAMLYAVGLTDEDMQKAQVGIASTGYDGNPCNMHLNNLAAEVKIESKIAGLVGLGFNTIGVSDGISMGTSGMNYSLASRDIIADSIETVMNAQSYDALVSVVGCDKNMPGAVIAMLRLNRPSIMMYGGTIASGNYKGRKLNVVSAFEALGQKMAGEIEEEEYREIIKRAIPGAGACGGMYTANTMASAIECMGFSLPYNSSIPAENPNKLSEAERTALAIKNLLELDLKPLDIITKKSLENAIAIVNALGGSTNAVLHFLAIAHAADIEFTLADFQKVSDRTPLIADLKPSGKYLMEDVHSIGGTPAIMKYLLDKGYLHGDCMTVTGKTLAENLESVAAMEFDEQDVIHPTDKALKSSGNIQIIYGNLATEGAVAKISGNEGLLFEGKAVVYDGEQAANTGIANGEVERGDVVVIRYVGPKGGPGMPEMLKPTSLIMGAGLGKSVALITDGRFSGGTHGFVVGHITPEAQSGGTIGILETGDKIRISAEDNSINVLISDEEIAKRKSKWVAPALKHTKGILYKYAKSVASASKGCVTDL
- the thrA gene encoding bifunctional aspartate kinase/homoserine dehydrogenase I, which translates into the protein MKVLKFGGSSVASSEKIQKVLAIVEAASKKEKIAVVVSAFGKTTDKLFAGANEALEDITTAKEILGTIKEIHFEVIDDLIAKNKKEVHEEVTYLFDRLLSIYEGIFLLQELSDKTLAKVYSFGERLSSYIIANAAKELFGATHKESRDLIITNNQYLDAQVNFKVTNNNITSFFEENKHQVVVLGGFISSNVFEETTTLGRGGSDFTASIYAAALDANELQIWTDVSGMYTANPRVVNQAYPISEISYEEAMELSHFGAKVLYPPTIQPALRKEIAIRIKNTFEPESAGTLICKNPKNGNEVKGISHIEDISLITLEGGGMVGIPGFSKRLFETLSVAKINVVFITQASSEHSICVGVFENDAAKAKELLDDTFSIEIDKKKIKPIIVESNLAIIAVVGESMKNYQGLSGQMFSALGRNNVNVRAIAQGSSEKNISAVINKYDAKKALNTLHEQFFEERTKQLNLFVTGVGNVGERFLAQIHQQKKFLKENLKLSINVIGIANSRKMAFDDNGIDLNNWKEALENGEATTLESFHKKVKESNHINSVFIDNTANQQVSEIYEKYLRESISVVTCNKIACASSFDNYKTLKQVSRKYNASFLFETNVGAGLPIIDTLKNLINSGDRVHKIQAVLSGSLNFVFNNFNENSTFHDVVAAAQKEGYTEPDPKIDLSGVDVARKILILARESGYKMELEDIAKNAFLPDESLNTTNNDDFYASLTKNEAHFQDIFKEANDKDCRLKYVAEFVDGKANVGLQHIPSDHPFYNLEGSDNIVLFFTDRYPENPLIIKGAGAGADVTASGIFADVIRIANK
- the leuB gene encoding 3-isopropylmalate dehydrogenase, which translates into the protein MKYTIAIIPGDGIGPEVTTQAKKALDAVAEVYDHIFLYKEAQMGACAIEKTGNPLPQETIEICKNADAILCGAIGELKYDNDPTLKIRPEQGLLRLRQELELFCNVRPVKAYPKLLKNSPLKKEIISGTDILIYRELSAGIYFGKKELSEDGKEASDVCSYTVDQISRITHLAFKAAQDRKKKITLIDKANVLATSRLWRKTVAKIGEQYPDVALDFMFIDNAAMQIVLNPKRFDVILTENLFGDVISDVACVIGGSIGILASSSVGEKTALFEPIHGSYPQAAGKDIANPLASILSAALMLEHLGLHDEADAIQRAVEKSLDLGITTQDLKGKNQYSASTAKVGDFIADYIANQEDSNMNFKNIHMGQSTII
- a CDS encoding homoserine kinase, with protein sequence MDYLKIFAPATVANVSCGFDSLGFAVDEIGDKMTFTKTSEKGVKITNITGANLTYNVDENAASAVVKKILNEANADFGIELTIHKGFSPGSGLGSSAASAAGAAFGANQLLGNIYSDLELTKFAMFGEEVACGTPIADNVSAAIYGGFVLVRSYSPLEIIKLPVPSELRVVAIHPQVEVKTKDARAVLPIEIALKDAVTQWANVGGLISGLYADNYELISNSLVDIIVEPHRKKLIPHFDDVKNAAIKAGALGAGISGSGPTIFALCKGDEIAKEVYKSIEESYKNTGIDFEMFISKVNHKGMKIINSN